Proteins encoded within one genomic window of Methanothrix harundinacea 6Ac:
- a CDS encoding ArsR family transcriptional regulator, which produces MKESTVKVLDDKDLEFAETLRSLGVQRNVAILITYLANVEEASSRDIEMGSNLRQPEVSIAMRSLRDNGWVSEKEVRRGGKGRPMKVYSLLTPIDEVIRHFEEEKQQESAQTMESIQKLKELISG; this is translated from the coding sequence ATGAAGGAGAGCACAGTGAAGGTGCTGGACGATAAGGACCTCGAGTTTGCTGAGACCCTGCGGAGCCTCGGCGTGCAGAGGAATGTGGCCATCCTGATAACCTACCTGGCCAACGTGGAGGAGGCCTCCTCCCGGGACATCGAGATGGGCTCAAACCTGAGGCAGCCCGAGGTGAGCATCGCGATGCGATCGCTGCGCGACAACGGCTGGGTGAGCGAGAAGGAGGTGAGGAGGGGGGGCAAAGGCAGGCCGATGAAGGTCTACTCCCTTCTCACCCCCATCGACGAGGTGATCAGGCATTTCGAAGAAGAGAAGCAGCAGGAGTCGGCCCAGACGATGGAGAGCATCCAGAAGCTAAAAGAGCTGATATCGGGCTAA
- a CDS encoding CxxC-x17-CxxC domain-containing protein — MDDRRGGRRGGFDRGPREMHDAVCADCGKETKVPFKPDGSRPVYCSECYQKHRPARSPRRF; from the coding sequence ATGGATGATAGACGTGGTGGACGTAGAGGCGGCTTCGACAGAGGCCCCAGAGAGATGCACGACGCGGTCTGCGCGGATTGCGGAAAGGAGACGAAAGTTCCCTTCAAGCCCGACGGATCGAGGCCGGTATACTGCAGCGAATGCTATCAGAAGCACAGGCCTGCAAGATCACCGAGGCGGTTCTGA
- a CDS encoding FeoA family protein: protein MISLTKAPCNLVLEIKSFADSFGWAKRLESMGIRKGQRVRKIACQPFGGPVVIEIGGCCVSMGRGIASKIDVEVVSEAADQREAPTGALR from the coding sequence TTGATCTCGCTGACGAAAGCGCCCTGCAACCTGGTCCTGGAGATAAAATCCTTCGCCGACAGCTTCGGCTGGGCGAAGAGGCTGGAGTCGATGGGGATAAGGAAGGGACAGAGGGTCCGGAAGATCGCCTGCCAGCCCTTTGGGGGGCCGGTGGTGATCGAGATCGGGGGATGCTGCGTATCCATGGGGAGGGGGATCGCCTCCAAGATCGACGTGGAGGTGGTCTCGGAGGCGGCCGACCAGAGAGAGGCCCCCACCGGGGCTCTCAGATAG